The genomic stretch GCGCAGGTCCTCCACCGTCCCATCCGCGTGGACCCGGGCCACCACGACCTCCTGCGCGCCCTTGACCGGAAAGGCCGAGAGACGCAGTGCGAAACCGTGGAGCTGGCGCGTCTGGTGGGTCTGCCCGGTCACGAAGTGGGTCTTGGGTGCCACCGCCGTCAGCGTGTAACCGGCGAAGACGTAGGACGTCGCGGAAGGCCAGGGCTCAAAGAGACCGATCAGGCTGACAATGCGCTCGCCGCCCGCGTAAGCCACGCCGGGCGCCAGCACCAGGTCGCTGCCATTCTGGCTGACGTCGAAGCCATGGATGACGCCTTCCGTGAAGAGGTCGTCCGTCCGGTCCAGGATGGCCTGCAGGAGCGCATCCCGACTGAAGTTCTCGTCCTCAAGCGTGGGCTTGTCGCCCGAGAAGAACAGGTAGCGGTCCATGTGCTCACGCCTCCACGTAGGTCAGCACGCACGCGGTGTGCGCGGGTTTCTCGGCCATCACGAGCTCGGACACGCGCGTCCGCTCCTCGGCGTCCTGGGCGCCGGCCGGCAGGATGGACAGCCAGAAGGTGAAGCGCATGTCCAGGTCGGCCTGGCTGAAGAGGCGCGTCTGGCGCAGGCCGTCCATCTCCGGATCCGCTTGGTCCGCCGCGCTGAAGAGATGGCTACGCTCGGCTTCCACCTGCGCGGCCTGGTCCGCTTCGCTCCGCACGATGCGCGCCTCCGGGTCATCCGCGTAGACAGTCAGGGCGCTCAGTGTGTGGCCCAGAACCTCCTCGACCAGATACTTCATCCCCATCGCGCTGCCGGCGTACTGCCTCGTCGCCGGCATGATGGCCAGGCGCGCCTCCAGCTCGGCATTCGTTTCACCCAAGAGCCGCCTCGTGCCACGATCCAACGCATGTCGATCCAGGTCGGCCGTGCGCAGGTCCGTCGCGTAGTAGGGATTCGTTCCGCTTCCCAGGGTCCAAAGGAAGCCGCGCCGGCGGAGCTCGTAGATGGCGTCCTTGGCCGCGTCGTAGGAGAGCCCGAAAGCGTCCAGCAGGCGCCCTAGCACGCTGTCGTCCACCAGCTTGCGCACCTTCGGCAGCAGCGCCAGTAGGTAGCTCCCCAGGCGACTCTCCATCACAGGCTCCACTCGATCTTGTCGATGGGGTCGATGCCCGTGATGTCCTCGCCCGCCGGCAGGAGCGTCCGATCCTGGTAGGTGCGGCCCTTCACGCGATGCACCAGCGTGGCGGCCTGGGCGTCCACGTCCAGGTACTCGGCCGGCGTGGCCGGCACGTCCGCCAGGGGCGCATCCACGGTTACGTTGTAGACGCCGTCCACGGCCATGACGGCCGCCATCAGACGCGCGCGGATGAGGCCCTCGCCCAGCTGCAGGGCGTCCGAGTAGCCCTGCAGGGCCAGGCGCACGGCCGTGTCCACCGTGGCCTGGTCGGCCGTGGCGAAACGCCAGACGGTCAGGGAGAGGGCGACGGGCGTGATGGCCGCCCTGGAGACGACGAGCTGGGCGGTCAGGGGCTGGCGCGGCCGGATGTAGTCCCGCACGTCCGCCAGGAGTTGGGGCGTGGGCGCGCCATCCGTGCCCAGCACCACCACGCCCACCGTGCCGGGTCCGTAGGGCGCGTCGTCCAGCACCATGGCTGCCTGCACGCCCGGCACGCTCATTGCCCAGGCGTGATAGGCGCCGCGCGTGCCGCCGACACCCAGCGTGTCCCATTTGCCGATGGCGCGCTCACGGAAAGCCCGGTCGCTCTCGGCGTCCGCGCCCTCCTGCACCAGGGTGGAGAGCTCGCCCACGTCCACATTGGTGACGGTCTCGATGCCGGAGATGGGCGTGACGATCAGCGTGATGAGACCCGCGGCCACGTTGCCGGAAAACCCCGCCTGCTCGGCCGTGGCCAGGACGACCACCGAGCTCGCGCCCGTGGGCAGCGTGGCGTCCGCGTCGGTCAGAAACCGGACGCTGGCCCCCGCCGCGTCGCGCCGGCTGCGCACGATGGTGCCCGCCGGGATGAGCGTGTCCTGGGTGGCTGGCGTGGCCCGGCTGAAGGTCAGGCGCACCTGCGCCTGCTTGGCCACCAGGCGCCGCACGCCCACCTCGCGGGCCTTCAAGTCCAACCAAGATCCCGTGGCGGTTTGGATGAAGAGGGCGCCGCTGACCGTCCGCACCAGCTGGTAGAGGCCCGCCAGGCCGCTGGAGAGGGCCTCCAGGATGCCACGCAAGGCGGCGCCCACGTTGACGTTGGTGAAGGGCGTCTTGGCCAGGACGGCCGCCAGGAGGTCGGCCAGGATCTCGTCGAAGGACTTGGTCATGGGACGATCTCCCCCTGGTGGACCGTGAAGGGCCCGGACAAGCCCAGGCCCCACACCAGCTCCTGCAGCTTGTCCTGCCCGGCCAGGGCGAAGCGGATCTGAAAGACCTTTTCCTCGGGCGTGAAGCCGATCTGCTGCACGCGGATGCTGGCGTCCTCCACGCGGGACTCGTCCTCCAGCGCCTCGCGCAGGTAGCGCAGGGCCAGCATGCGCGTGCGCGGCGTGTCCGGCGCGCCCAGCAGGGTCTTGATGCGGCAACCCCAGGCGGGGTGAGCCGGCAGCTCGCCGGGCAGGCTGGCCAGCCGGTCGAGGATGTCCTGGCGCATCACGTCCTCATCGTGGGCCACCTGCAGGTCGCCCGTTGGTGCCACCAAGAGGTCGCCATCGGCCGCAAAGGCAATGTCGCGGGCCAGGAACGTGCTCACTGGATCATCCCCGGGCCGGTCGTGGCCCCCGTCTGCGCGCTCGGACTGCCGGCAGTTGCCACCGGGATGCCGGGCAGCACGATGGCAGAGGAGACGATGTGCTCCACGATAGCCTCGGCGATGGCCAGCGCATCGGCCTGCTGGACCGCACTGGCGGATCCCGGCGCGGCACGGTTGATGCCAGCCATGTGCTGGGTCCGCTTCGAGAGGATGAGGTCGGCCAGGGCCTGTGGATTGAGCATGCCTTACGCTACTCCGTCCGAGAGGTGTTTGAAAGCTCTTGCCCGGTCAAAGGGGCGATCGGTGTCGACGTGGGGACGCCCACGTTGCCGATGTGCTGATGGGCGTTGAAGAGGGACTGGAACGTGTTGCCCAGGATGAGCTGCTCGGCCGCGGCCGCGCCCAGCTCCACGGCTGGGGCCTTCACGTGCACCTTCACCGCGGATTCGATCTCCACCAGGCCATCCGCGCTCATCACCACACGGGCCTGGCCCTGCTCCAGCACCAGGTGCTTGTCTTGTGGGCCGGCGCCCGTGAGGAAACCGGAGACGAAGGGCTTGTCCGGCTGGCCGCCCTCGAAGGAGACCATCACGTGGTCGCCGGCCGTGGGCAGCACCACCAGGCGCGCGGCTGCAGTTGCCCAGACGGCCAGGATCTCGCAGCGGGGCAGAATGGCCAGGGCAGGGTCGTCGGGCTGGACGCTGACCGTGTAGGCCGCGGCGTCCACCTCGGTGACCACGCCGCGTACGGGGAAGCGCATGTAGCTGGAAAAGTCCGGGCGGACCTGCTCGATGAGGGTCTTCAGCTCCGCGCGCATGGCGCCACCTGCAGCACGAGGCGTCCGCCCGCTTGCCAGCGGTACTCGGCCTCTTCGACGAACCAGCGCGTCCCGTCAATCGTCACCACCTGGCTGTGCAGGACGGGCGCCACCAGGGTTTCCACCTCCAGCAGGCCCAGCCGGCCCGGGCGCTGGTCGATCAGGTTGACGCCGGTCTCGATGGCGTGCACGGCCGCCTGGGCGTGGTCGGGTTCCGCCAGGACCAGCACGCCGTCCCGCACATGGAAACGCAGCTCAGTCCCTGTCTCGCGCCGGACCCACTGCACGAGCTGCAGTAGGGCCTCCTTGGGTGTCAGGCCGTGGACGGGGAAGCGGTCGATGGTGAGAGCGGGAGCGTGGGCGGCCAGCGTGAGGCCCGTGCCGGCGATCAGGT from bacterium encodes the following:
- a CDS encoding phage baseplate assembly protein V, which produces MRAELKTLIEQVRPDFSSYMRFPVRGVVTEVDAAAYTVSVQPDDPALAILPRCEILAVWATAAARLVVLPTAGDHVMVSFEGGQPDKPFVSGFLTGAGPQDKHLVLEQGQARVVMSADGLVEIESAVKVHVKAPAVELGAAAAEQLILGNTFQSLFNAHQHIGNVGVPTSTPIAPLTGQELSNTSRTE
- a CDS encoding baseplate J/gp47 family protein: MTKSFDEILADLLAAVLAKTPFTNVNVGAALRGILEALSSGLAGLYQLVRTVSGALFIQTATGSWLDLKAREVGVRRLVAKQAQVRLTFSRATPATQDTLIPAGTIVRSRRDAAGASVRFLTDADATLPTGASSVVVLATAEQAGFSGNVAAGLITLIVTPISGIETVTNVDVGELSTLVQEGADAESDRAFRERAIGKWDTLGVGGTRGAYHAWAMSVPGVQAAMVLDDAPYGPGTVGVVVLGTDGAPTPQLLADVRDYIRPRQPLTAQLVVSRAAITPVALSLTVWRFATADQATVDTAVRLALQGYSDALQLGEGLIRARLMAAVMAVDGVYNVTVDAPLADVPATPAEYLDVDAQAATLVHRVKGRTYQDRTLLPAGEDITGIDPIDKIEWSL
- a CDS encoding GPW/gp25 family protein — encoded protein: MSTFLARDIAFAADGDLLVAPTGDLQVAHDEDVMRQDILDRLASLPGELPAHPAWGCRIKTLLGAPDTPRTRMLALRYLREALEDESRVEDASIRVQQIGFTPEEKVFQIRFALAGQDKLQELVWGLGLSGPFTVHQGEIVP